CTTCAGCAAGTTAGCGGTGGTGAACTGCGTCCGGGTCGTCGTGAAAAAGCACAATTCTTAGAAGATTTAACCAATATTTGGTTCAAACGTCGGGCGTTTGAACATATTTTTTGTGGCGAAATATATAACGCCAATGATATTGGAGGCTTGCATTTTTATGGCAGGTATTTGCAATTACAAAATGACGGAATTGGCGGAAGACTGGCAAATAATCAGCGGCGAGAGGAAGTAGTTCCTGGTGTAATTTATACAATGGGTGTAATAATTAAACAGGGAAATCGCACAGTCACAGATGTTATTAAAGGTTATGGTTACCTTAGCAATGCTGAAGAAATACTTCTAGATACAACCCAAATATTTAAACTTCAAGGGAATAGTGAAGGTTCCTGTATTTATAATGTACGCGACAAAGAAACAGGAAATTCTTTTCCTACAGTTTTTGTGCGGCAAGAACAAGCAATTATTACCTTTTATCCTGATGCTACTCCCCAAGGAGCAAAATGTAGAAGTTAATTTATTCTTGCTACTAACTCAAAAATAATAGATCTACGGTAAATAAATGGCTGGGAAACTACATCTGTATACCTCTATCGTCAATTTGTTTGTTGCAAAGATTTTTCAAAATGCCATGATAAGGGAGTTATAAAATAGTCAAAGTGGATTATGGTCAAAATTAGACATGATCTAATACTCAAGAAAGACTATAAGTCAGTCTATTATGGTGATTGCAGATATCTACATTATTAAAAAAACCAAAATTTATAACTTTGCTTGTGTCCTTAGCAATAATTAGCCAAAGTTTTTTAAGTATTTTCCCTAGCTTTATGCAGCTTAACTGTTAAATTTATTTAAGTTATCAACTTGTATCAATTTATTCTGACAATTGATCTGCATTCGTAATTTGGGATACAAAATTGAGAAGATGACCATGCTAATTAGTAGTGCTGAGTTACCAAATTTCTGTTAGCGATCGCAAAGGTATACGCTTTCCGCTGAGATCATCCACAAGGCTTAAAAAGTTTATACCTTTTTGATTAAACGATGATAAGACGGTAATTCCTACTCTAGTTTGCTAAAAAGATGACGGTGTTCACCACCATACTCTTTTAGTAAGCGTATCTAAACTGGAATTATGACCTTCTTGGGGTCATTAGAAACTCATACTCAATCTTTATCAACAAACATAAGTAAAAGTATCATGACTACAACCTTAAATCTTCAGCAAGCTATTGAAGAAGCAATTACCGAAGCTCGGACAACCTGTGATCTCAATGGCATTGACTCTGCTGGTTGTGCTGTAGCCTGGGATATCGTGGAAGAATTGCAAGCCGAGAAATCACACCAACAGCAGGCAAAACAAAACAAAACATCTTTAGACAACTACTGCGATCGCCATCCAGAAGCAGTAGAATGTCTAATCTACGACGTTTAACTCTCACGCAAATCTACCACCGCTGATTGTGTCATTTGCTTAATTGCTTCTAAATCGGGCGGTGGTATTTCACTTTCGGTTCTCAACCATAAAAGATATTCAATATTCCCAGCCGGGCCAGTAATCGGCGACCAAGTTAAGCCTTTATATTTCCATCCTAGTTCTTGAGCTGCCTGCAACACCTGGAAAATTGCATCAGCTTGGTCGTTAGAATCTCGCACAACACCCTTTTTACCCACACGGGATTTTCCAACTTCAAACTGTGGCTTGACTAGCAATATAGCTTCCCGTGGTTCTTGAGTTAGGCGCCACAAAGCAGGCAAAATCTTGCTTAAAGAAATAAACGATACATCCACTACCGCCAAATCAGGGATAGAGTCATTCTCTCCATACAACTCATCCGGTGTAAGATGGCGCAAATTGGTACGTTCGCGCAAAATCACCCTTGAATCATTTCGTAAACGCCAGTCTACTTGGCCGTAACCAACATCAATACCGTAAACTTGTTTTGCTCCAGCTTGCAAGAGACAGTCGGTAAAGCCACCTGTAGAAATGCCACCATCTAAACAAATGCGTCCAGCTACAGGAATAGCGAATTCTGTCAAAGCTTTGAGGAGTTTTTCACCACCTCTAGAAACAAAAAGCGATCGCTCCTTAACCTTTATTTGAGCCGAAATATTAACTTCTGTCCCAGGTTTATCAATTACCTGCTGATTAACGCTAACTTCTCCCGCTTGAATTAGCCGTTGTGCTAAAGCGCGAGAAGAACATAAATTCAGTTCTACTAATAGTGTGTCGAGCCTCTGTTTAGCCAATTAACTAGACTCTCCAGGTTATAATTAATGATCCTTGAACATCGCCTTTAACAAGCAAGTCTTTTAGGGTTAATATTACTTCCATAATCAGTGCCTCAAACATCGGCAACTTCTATTGT
This region of Nostoc sp. UHCC 0302 genomic DNA includes:
- a CDS encoding EndoU domain-containing protein; amino-acid sequence: MVKVFAILLLASPLCWQNSMQAQSQQDPELLPFFDNVDNPVPVGFPAGQKLDITPSPPLLNSFDQAVLKVCGPVGTRVSTNKFKQLLFFYPDVLQKLQQVSGGELRPGRREKAQFLEDLTNIWFKRRAFEHIFCGEIYNANDIGGLHFYGRYLQLQNDGIGGRLANNQRREEVVPGVIYTMGVIIKQGNRTVTDVIKGYGYLSNAEEILLDTTQIFKLQGNSEGSCIYNVRDKETGNSFPTVFVRQEQAIITFYPDATPQGAKCRS
- a CDS encoding Calvin cycle protein CP12, whose amino-acid sequence is MTTTLNLQQAIEEAITEARTTCDLNGIDSAGCAVAWDIVEELQAEKSHQQQAKQNKTSLDNYCDRHPEAVECLIYDV
- a CDS encoding TlyA family RNA methyltransferase, with protein sequence MAKQRLDTLLVELNLCSSRALAQRLIQAGEVSVNQQVIDKPGTEVNISAQIKVKERSLFVSRGGEKLLKALTEFAIPVAGRICLDGGISTGGFTDCLLQAGAKQVYGIDVGYGQVDWRLRNDSRVILRERTNLRHLTPDELYGENDSIPDLAVVDVSFISLSKILPALWRLTQEPREAILLVKPQFEVGKSRVGKKGVVRDSNDQADAIFQVLQAAQELGWKYKGLTWSPITGPAGNIEYLLWLRTESEIPPPDLEAIKQMTQSAVVDLRES